A region of the Arachis hypogaea cultivar Tifrunner chromosome 15, arahy.Tifrunner.gnm2.J5K5, whole genome shotgun sequence genome:
GTTTAATCTAGTCCAATTTTCTCTACATATTCTGAAAATCTGGCAACTTCTGCCActtctaataataatttattgttctaataataatttattgtcCGTTCAGACTTCAGAATTTACCAacatgctattttttttttggtgaaaaaGGTACTTTTTTTTAGTATGTATAAGAAATAGGTCAATGGCTTCTTTCCCCATCTCATGAATAACATAGCTATTTATCATGGAAGAccaaacaattaaatttttatctgtTGCTTTTTCAAATACTTCTCTAGCTTTTTTGATGCTTCCACACATGGAGTATATGTGTATGAGAGATATTTGAATTTGTAGATTATATTCCAATCTATTTAGAAGATGTGTGgttcaaatattattttgttataaaaatttcATTCTTATGGGAATTAAATATATCCAAAAAAAGTGGGAATTAAATGATGGTATTTTGATTTTCTGAAATCAAATTTGCTTGAAAATagcttttcaaattttaaattaaacatgGTAATATGATATTTCCATCTTAAAATTCttatgaattttttataattttttcaaccACACACATCCTTAGAGAAATATAATCTTCCATCTCTTGTGCTATGCTAATTGATCCTATATCAGCACAAGCTGATAAAACAGTGGCAACTGTTGGTCTATTTGGTCTAAAATTTGTTCGTACAAGCCTTTCAAACTGAGAAAATGCTCTTTttgataaaatcaaattaaatatcaatGGTCTTCTCCGAGTTCGATGAAAGAGCATTTTCTAAGCTGGACAGAGGAACCGAGGAGTAAGAAAGGTCGAAAGCAGCGGTTGAGGAGCTTTTGTGCGATTATATGAAACATTTAGCTAGAAAGGAACAtgagaatttttaagaataaaagcaAAGGTGTTGAAGAGATCATCAACATGACCGTAACTAGTGTGAATGAATGGACAAGTGTCGTTCCCTttagttgttgatggctatgctaAAGATGACGTGGGGACTTTTACTGTTTTGACGTGATCATGTAATTAAATAAGTTTGTGGTATTAGTCTGTCTCTGTATGCTCTactttattgtgttgagcttttatttaaaaaaaatatatccttCTAGCAGATACAAGGTTATTAGCAAATTAAATATCCATTTTGCATACATAGTTATTAGCAAATTTTCAATAGATTCCTCTTTATCGCATCAACGTTTgattacaaaagtaacttgaGAATACACAAGTTCAAGTTTGAATAATGGGCAATTATTCAATTTGTTTTCATTAATACTTCAGATGTCCAAAACTGATTCGTGTGATATAATTTATTGTTTTCTAACaccaaaaatcttattttttaaaatatgaaatataattgactattttaaaatattagaatataataCAAATTGACTTATCAAATTAATTTCAACTACCAAcatgaatattaaaattagtttacaTACTCTTTTTATATTCCATTTAAGTACATCTtacattaaatttatatatttattaatcaattaatttCTTTCGTGAAAGAAAGGAGGCTTTCCTTATAAATCCATGTACCAAATCTTCTTGTTTTGATATTAATATTGTGAACTATTTTGCCCGTGATGACATCAAAGGAAGCCAATTCATCGCCGTTGATACGAGAGATTACATCACATTTGTTTCCCATTCTGAATGCACAATATTTTGGAAAAGGTCCAAATCTAAATGTGAAAAGTTTCACCCAAGATTCCTTCACACCAACTTCACCCAAAATGGATATTTCAATGCTATTATTCTGAGCAAAAGAGGAAATCAGAGTAACAGACTCGTTGAGCACTACCAAAGTTCTGGTAGGGCCATCATCATTTTCTTGCAGCCAAACAATTGATGTTGTTCGAAATGTTTCAGTGCTGAGGTTAAATGACACAAGTACTTGTTCTTCGAGTCCATTCGTGGCAAACTCGCTACCCCACCAGTGGCATACTCCATTCAAGTATGCTATAGAAGCTTtacttacatttttttttttagtcatttcaagATCAAGTTTCTTCCAACAATTACATTTTAGACTATAAATTTGCCAAATTGTTAGAGCATGCTCTTCTAATTCCATTGGatcataaatataatatacacaTTGAATCACTTTATAATCATCATTCACATTATCATAACCAAATCCATGAACACTTACATGCCGATCATAGCCGGGCTCATCATCAGTAATACCCGGCGGAATAATTTTACGCTCGTCGGTTTTGGGGTTCCAAAGTCCGATTACCTCATGACCTCGTGCATAGTGACATATAATGCCATTAACACATTCTAGAACCTCACCGGGACCATAACTCTCAACCAAAGTTGGCAAAACTAATGTAACCATGTTTTCATATCTCTCTCCAGAAAGTAAATGCACATTATTTTCACTACGGACGTTTTTATCCCTTTGGTAAAATAATCTCCATAGAAGGAGAGACGATGAGTGGGcagttttagattttaaattctcGTAGTACATGCTCTTAAAATAAGGATTCTCAAGTAAATTTAGCCAAGACTTACGTACGCAATTAAATCGCTTCAAAGATTTAACCGGTAATTTTGCTAGAATTTTCAGAGCAAGATCATTAGGAATCTGATTGCTATGGTTTGCCATTTGCATTGAAAAAAAAGGATGGAAACAAACAGAGATTAGGGTCTTGTGCTTGTGCTGTGCCTTTCAAAATGTAacgaaaaataaattagattccaACATAAAGTTTAGAAAAATTTCAATGGTGTTTCGTTTCGCTAGCTCTATTTGTTTCTCTCCTAATCAAGATCTCTAATATATAGGACTAAACATCAAACCAATCAAATTGATTGATTGGGAATATATATAGCAAATCTAAatagaatgagaaaaaaaaaggaagccgATATAAATTGTAAGTACTTGAATTGTATTTGCAATCACAACCATAAAtgtataattattattcattaggCTTAGTTTTTCTTAAACAATATTAGATTCTACTGGTTTAAAAAGAAATAACTATCCTAGACTGAAAATAACTCCTTATCACTATTTGTGCTACTTtgttggaaaaataaaataaaaaaaatttaaagtgaagtcaaaacatataatttgaaaaaataacaaatcaaatcaaGTAAAAATGAAAGGGatgtattttctatttatttaattgaaagaATCATAGTCCATGAATAATGAAACCAAGGTTGGCACAGGCCTTTAGCAAAGGGTAAGTGAAGGTATTCCCATGCTCAGCGGTGTGTGAAACCATGGAAGTGTATACGTTTAAGGTTTCAGTAAAGAACCCAGTATTGGTAGAATCTCGAATCAAGTTTCATAGGTAAATGGGGCTTTTTGAAACTGCTAAGTGATGCAGAACGCACTGCCATTGCACTGCCATTTAAATAATGGACAATTATATGATTTGTTTTCATTACTACTTTAGATATCTGAAATTGATTGTGTGATATAATTGAGGGTTTACAccgtaaaataattaaaattacatCAATGTCCTAAAAAAGTGAATTAGCTTACATGCATGtcctaaaataaatttatataaatcgaatcaactGAATTCAATTTATACTCTTTCAATGTAAATCAACTaaagtaaatttataatttactaTATATATGTTATATCAATCTTGATTCAATTTACTTGTATATgtaattgatgagtttggaaaactctatttCTAATTAAGTGataatcaaacattattaataaacTCGGTTGCAAAAATTATTGAtactaaattaaaatgattaaattaatttttgcaatGCAGGTTCAGATTGGGCTAAAAATGAAAATCTGGTACAAGCCCAATATACTTCTAAGAATTTCAACTTTGATGTTGAATTATTGTGGCTGAAACAATGTGTTGTTACATGGGCCAGATTGATTTATTATTGCTACAAGCCCAAATGAATGCTTCCCTATTTGCTCAATGCATGATCCGAAAAATATACATCAGGAAAGAAAATGTTATTAATTGGGCCAGCTTTTATTGAATTTCAACATGAAGCCCATATCAAACCAAAGATCCAATGCTTGATCCGATACATAATGAAAGAAAGCAAATTGACTCCATGCTTTCCAACGGATTCAATCTCTTGTTAAgggatggatttcaaaatttaatttgccagcattggaaacataaatgagagagagaataTGAGTGACATGATTGATTTGATCAATGCAGCACGCCACTCaagcaagggaagtaaaagcaatccCATTTAATATGTTCTATTTCAATTAATTGCTTTTACTCttcattctctctcatctttccTTCCTCTCTCTTTCGGTCTTTAACCAGGAAACATTGGTAGCCATGGAAGCAAAAATAAGCTACCGAAAGGAAGGGAGagcaagcctaaagaccatcacaatgatggcaagaaaacatactaaaataaaaatgagctgtggctgaaattttcacaaatatggttagatttggtgaggtaatcttgaGCTCTTTATGctcaaaaaaaggaagaagaagaatcggCCAGCAAGatgagattcttgaagcatggcttgtctttgattctgctcaaccaccacaggaagtagctagagtggcgaagtgatggtagatgcagagattgaagcagatgaagtcatcatcatcatgaagcatcaagggccagaaatccatattggagagcaagccaaggatggagagctcggattgatgaagaatgatgatcaagaaaggactagaggtaattgcatgttgggttttgcatggttgtctcttctctctctatgtggccgaaccagTTCTGTTTCTTGAAGGAGTTAGAAGTTAAGCTtgggttttggcttcaagtgtggaggcttccctcttctataaaaagagtgaactaccactgtttgaagcaaggagaaaatttgagagtgcaaggcacagaattctcagagctacctgaactaacagatttctcttctccttcaatgtattctgtttagtatttttctgtttaattttatcatgtcttgagtctcatggaaaaaggaaaacaatgaggtttgtatgaaaaagtcatagagcgaaaaaaggcaaagagtgcaaaattaaaagaaaaagccatagatgtcttagagttcctttgttcatctatgttgtgtttcatgattctgtgggaatccccttgtaagttgggttaacactttacagtttgtaatcagattgattatagtgaaattccatcatgcttgtgatggagactggatgtaggctgcactgcacttagcagctgaaccagaatATATCTAGATGtaatctttctctcttctctactccatttctgtttctactgcacaggagcaaaaaccaaaaatatctcgtgccaagtaacgagacaaaaagaaaagtctcgtggctaaggacgagacaaaagaaaaagtctcgtatccagtgacgagataaaaagacaaaaagtttCCTGAATTGGTTTCACAGGTCAGCAAGGGTTATCAAgcgaaaagggggctaagattcaacccccccttctcttagccgctgaaaccatcaattggtatcagagcttggtctcaaagagatcaagctttgcagcttggagtaaagatcctcatggcagaaaacagtggctcaaatgtggtgtcctacaacttacagaaggacagtcaagcaacagaccgcctcttttcaatggaaaaactata
Encoded here:
- the LOC112749387 gene encoding F-box/kelch-repeat protein At3g06240-like produces the protein MVTLVLPTLVESYGPGEVLECVNGIICHYARGHEVIGLWNPKTDERKIIPPGITDDEPGYDRHVSVHGFGYDNVNDDYKVIQCVYYIYDPMELEEHALTIWQIYSLKCNCWKKLDLEMTKKKNVSKASIAYLNGVCHWWGSEFATNGLEEQVLVSFNLSTETFRTTSIVWLQENDDGPTRTLVVLNESVTLISSFAQNNSIEISILGEVGVKESWVKLFTFRFGPFPKYCAFRMGNKCDVISRINGDELASFDVITGKIVHNINIKTRRFGTWIYKESLLSFTKEIN